The genomic region GAATTAACAAATTGTATATCATTGTTCTCTTTTTAGTGGCAAACCTGATTTAGATATCTGGACCGCTATTTCATAGCACttcgttttctttctttctggcaGTACTATGAAGGAGTGAGAGCCATGTGGCTTGCAGAGAAAGGAGGGCAAATCTATTCCCATCCATATGATCTCGGTGCCTATGAAAATTTAACAACGGTATTTTCCCGCTTACTTTTATTTCGTGGTTAAACCTATGCAGACTCTTCATTAATATTGTTTTTGTGGTTtaaagttttagtttctgtagTGACAACTTGGATCATATTTAGCCTATATAGCTTCTCTACTCTGTTGAACCTAAAAGCTAGAGACTAGAATCATTATCTACTAGGCCAGAAGTGTGACCAATCCAAATTGAAGTACCAACAGTGCAATCTGAATCTACTTTTTCAGTCCTATGGTagaatttggattttttttactttgttatACAAATCGATTACATTCAAGTCATATTTGACTGCTGTAGGTACTGGGTCCAAATATCTGCTGTTGGGCACTCCCCACATCGGGACACATAGGATCCGGACTTCACTTTCGTACAGCTTATGATTACCCTTCCTGAGCATCAGCGTTGGAATGAATTTTTCCCCTGTTCATCATCTTGGTTTGCATTGGTGAGAAGAAGACTTAACTGTGTGGTTGGATTTCATGGTTGTTTCTACGAGGCGATTTTAGGGGAAACAATTGATTGTAGGTCCTTGTCAATAGCCAAAACTAATCGGTCTCTGAGAAAAACTAGGCTGAGGATGTGTGGGTTCGTTTTTTTCGCTTGTTGTCAGGTAGTTACTTTGAACCATAGTTTTACAGTTATACAGCATGGTCTCAGTTGATAGGGTTTTGTACAGAGAGGGGGAATCAGCATCCCAGCTTTTACCAGCCAAGGGCACCTTTTGTAGAGGAGACACCGGGGTGTTTGTGTAACTTGAAAGAGTTGTAATCCTTTGTAACGTTAAAGAAATAAGAGAAATTGTGGTTATTAACTGAAACTGCTAGgatttttcaatttcagagTTGCATTTATGGCCTCGTTTGGTGTCTAGAACGGATGATGATGGATAATCCGCTATATGCAAGGTATGTTAAAGgaacgaaaagaaaaaattgtgatcAACTTGAAGGGATTAGATTGATTTCTTGTCTGGAGAGaacgttttttttatttattgtataaAGGGACAAATCTTATTCATGCGGTAGGTGATGTCATGgctgtttttttaaattttgtaaatcaaatgacatggaagttgatgagtgaattattatttaaacgttaataaacgtgttcattttctattaatgacacataatttagtttacaattttaatttttctagaaTTACTCTATATGTTAAAAAGATggatctctctcctctttcttctttggtAATTACCTCTCTCTTCTCGTTTTTCCTACCTCTCTCACATTCTCTTTCCTTCTTCCTACCTCTCTCTCCTATTTCTTATTCGtacttttctctcttctctggTTTCTAGATTTGctagtgttttttatttcttttatgagAACAACTGGAacatatgattttatttttatatatatatataatttttttttttttgaaattatttcatTTTTGAGGTTTTCATGATTTgggtatataaattttgaaattgatcttGTAAAAATGCTAGAATTTTGAAACTTCTAGCAAAATTCCTGAAATTTTTAAACTGATTTTGTAGAAATGCTAGAATTTGGAAACTGATTTTGTAGAAGtacttaaaattttgaaaatgatctTGCAGAATTGTTGgatttttgaaattgatatgcAAAAGagtggaaaattttgaaattaatcTTCCAGAAATGCTAGCATTTTGAGACTAATCTTGCAGAAAATAATTTTACGGATGTAAACTTAGTTTGAAGTTTTTATAGATGGTGTCAATTATAGTTTTGGCTTGGTTAAGTAACAAGTCTATTGGGAGTGCAActggaattttaaaatttgggtttgcttgttttgtgctaGGTTTGTTGGAGTTAGGGTTTTTGTATCTCCTTGAAATGATTCGAAACTAGTGGAGTTATATGAATGTATTCTGTGTTTTTGTCTCTATAGAAAAAGCTCTTGCAAATAAAAGCttcaataaggaaaaaaaaatcataaacgaAGTTTTTGTGTAATTTTTCTTATGGTATATATCATTGAATAATATAGAAAATGAATAAGTTGAgatgaaaaataaacaatttaattgttgaaaaaaaataaaattgacggTTTATATGACATGCTTCGATCCCGATATTCCCCTAATACTAGGATGGGCATGTGCTGGCCCATACCCGAGGGTAACGAAGCCATTTTAAACGTGCctataaagaaaatatataattagaacGAAAATGATGATGCAGGAACATGTTCAGAGCTTACAACTAATTAAGAATAATATGAAagaattataataaaaatgtaTGAACAAAGGGAATGGTCATACACTGAGAAGACTCGAATATACCTATGTGAATGTACCATGACATTGGGATTGTGTGCCTCTAATCTAACTCCTGAGGGGGCGTAAAACAAAAAACGTGAGTGGACCCTAACTTATAATAATAATTACTAAtaagaaaatcattttcttttttaacatactaaccccttgtTTTGAAAATCCATATAGTACTATGTATGGTAAATTTTCtgaaaactctagcatgccatgaaatcatttgtaaaacatgtatgCATAAAACAATGCTCGGAGATGGTAGTGAAGGCAAATCTGTAAATCTCATCCATATTGTACTCTCTAGGGGTATCATAATCACCCGAAGGCAGTACCTATCCATCACCCAAAGGTGAAGTTGTATGACACTGGGTTACACCAAtgaagaaacatggtaggccccatcactcgaaggtgaagctgtacgactccAAGTTATGTTGgagaagaaaatatatacatcacacaccgacactagccatggctagtgaagctgtccgACACTGGTTTTCCAAGTGAAGTTGGGGGTATGTCATAAATATCTCACTCCTTATTCACTCGAAGGCAGTACATgtccatcacctgaaggtgaagctgtgTGACACTAGTTACGCGagtgaagaaacatggtagaccccatcacccgaaggtgaagttgtatGACTCCGAGTTACACCGAagaataaatatatacatagaTATCCCCAATTGTGTCATATGGCCATAGACATCTACATACCCGTGTTGTGTGgatgtgttgtatgataacccGCTAGATAAGTACTGAAAACATACCTCAAAAACTCATATCAAATCTGGAGCTCACAAGCTTAAAGCCTCATTTCATAAATCCATGATATCGTACATTCATAAatccataaaataaaatcatattcAAAAGCCATAGAATTTCATATACGAGAACCCAATAATTCATATCCTTTTATAAAACATAAAttcgataaatcataaatatccCATAAAAGCAATTTAATTAAATCATAAGTATGAAAATCTATAaaacatattataaatcatgctcCATTCATGTAATATGCAATGCAAGCaagcctaatattttataaaaacatgcaagTTTAGAAAGGGTCCACTTATAGATATTTTGTTACCCGGGGAACCGCTGAAGCTAGCGAGGATGGAGTCACTTTCTATTGATGCACCTAACCACAATTAGGAACCATTTAGTAAAACCTAAATGATAGAATTTAGGACAACAGACAGCGAATTCAGATTTTTCACGTCGAAAAATCTAAGGAGGGACCTTGGGGTTTCCCCTATGCACCGCAGCACGAGCCGCCATGAGGCGGCCGCCCAAAAGGCCACATGCTGCCACACATGGCAGCCGACAGCCCTGACTCATTGGAAAATTcaacaactccaaaaattcgcaaattttataggaatgaagatctcaatgagaggaacaactttcatacctgggtCGAAGTCTAATTCAGCTGGGAAGTGGCCTGAAAACCACCACTAACCGTCggaaccctagaaatgggtAGTTATCGATTCGTCTCCTCAGATGCTCCACcgcccccaaacttgtttggcATTTGTTCTTAGCCTCCAGGGAAGTCAAACCATGGTGATGGTCGACAGTGATGATTGTAGAAACGGCGAGTCGCCGCCTTCATGAATTAGGGCCCAATTCTTTTGATTTTGGGGTGAAACGTGAAGAAGGAAGGTCGCGGAGTTAGTTTTGAGTGGTGGTTCGACGAATTTCGCCAGAGAAACGTCGTGAAAGGCGTCGGGGTGTGCGTACGAATCGGGTCAAAGGGAAGGGACCGGGTTCCCCTTCTTCTCTCATCTCTCATCTCTCATTTCCCATCCTTGCTCTATATTCTGATTGGTCAACATCCAACACCTCCTTCCCGATTGGGCAGCAACCCCCCtcctttctttcctcttctttccATCACAGCCACACATGTGGCACCAAATTGATGCTCCAAcaaaatctggagccttccaaatttatggtcaaatgaccattttgccctTAACTTCATTCATTAATAACTCTTTCGTTGtaactccaaattacattcCGCTTGCGCCCACACTTCCGTAACGCTAAGTACTACAAGAATACGCCAATAAAACGAATATTACGTGACACAACAAGGTGAACAACAAAAGTCAATGcatttgcctcgaagggcattttcataatttgacattttgaaattataaaattcataatatttGGGGATGAGTCGTTACACTATATGTAGCAATTAGTGTAATTAACATTGACATCATGCCCGGTTTTGTGTTAGGTATATGCAAAGGTCTTTAGAAAATGCTAGCAATCTTCTCATTTATTGActtacctttttttatttctattcaTGTCACATGTATTCCATTAAGGCACAATACTaaaatttaattacttttttaatgacaaattacaattttaattaTACTAACTACTACATGCCCACACATAAAGTGTGTGAAATTTTgtacttttgttttttaaattaaaagagGAAGGAAGAGAGTGAGATTGTGAGAGAGAACATGGGAGTAGGGAGGCAGAGaggatttttattttgttatttatttatttattgatttagaGATGATAAAATCATATGTAggcaaaaaacaataaaattttgttttatgaaattacGTTATTGTCCTTAACATTTTTGTTGTGAttgaatataaaaatatattttcatccttttttaattaataaagaaagtTTAATTAATACGTAATTTAGAtaaagaaataagaaaatgatgagattttaatatagatatatttttttgaaaagtaaGTGTTAGTAGGTCATATTATTAACGGTTAGGAAGAAAAAAATCGATAAATATAATTactataaatataatcatgattATTTTTGCCGTTCCGCTGCCGCACCTTCTGCTTTAAtataattaacattttaatttttagtgcTAGTGAAGTCGTGACAAATAAGAAGGTTGTTATCAGCATTGCTGCAAGTGGTGGTAcgatttgattaaaaaattggTGTGTTTGTGTAAATAGTGCATAAATAATGAGGCTAACTGAAGCAAGGATGGTCGCGCCAAACCACGTGGTCTCGCATTGGCTCTATCCGGCTCAGCATCCACCACGCGAATCCCATGCAAAACGGAACACGCGCAAGAGTAAATCTCCCTGCCTGGATTACACGCGCTACCTTCTAACCGTTTAAAGTTTATGCGGCAAaaaaaacgagagagagagaggaatatgctttataataaaaaattgtaactCCTCGTTTTGATTACTGACATTTAAAATCAGTAAAAGTGATTCCAGATTTTATCAATAATTTTAATCATTacatgaaaaattatgttaaataaaaatcaaaattacaaaaaatcttcaatttaataaacaattgaccaaataatttgacaaaaattaagaatatttttatcattttaaccttatttaataaaatctttttataaaataatcaaaataattaatctTGGACAAACTCAAAAATTACTtatattaatttcaaatcttaTGAACCTAATGAAGGGGTTATGTCAATGTCGGGATCATTTGGATTAAAAAACCTTATCCATATCTCTCCCGTATCCATTGAGGTAGAAATCCTCGAAGCGGTGTCTGTCATTTTTCTTGTCTCACTGAGTTGAGCTGAGTTGGGTAACTCGTCGAGTTCGTTTCTCTGGATCGACATGGAGATGGAAGGATTCAAAGAGAACCCTTCTGAGATCCACAGGTTTTAatatctgggttttttttttttgcttgacTTAATgcttttttaatcatttttcagatcaatatttgtttgttaattgtctGGCTTAATCAAGTAGCTAAATTTGATGAGCTGCTTAATTGTTACTGCTGAGTTCATCTGCATGTAGCCAAGTTTAGAAAGTGTTATTAATTACTTATCATTTTTGGGATAATTATTTGGATTTATAGGAAGCAATTACGAGGTAGAGATGAACTGGATCCCCAGCTGTTGCTTCGCTGGCCTCAGTTGCTCAATGATTCATGttcaagattgattttttttatttttttattcaagcgATATTCTAATTAATCTAATCCAAACTACGAGAAGAAAGACTCGAACTTGGTGACCAGGAGAGCAAATTGTTCTAGCCAACTTCGCGACGCCTTTTAGAGTGGTCAATTCTTAATTTCCACTGGGGAAGTTGGGCTAAGTGGTGTTTGAATGACCGTAAAAGTCTGATTGATTCTGAATTTAGTTTATTTATGTTTTCGCTGTTTTTGTTCGCTGCATTTGAGTACTTTTATACCTTTCAGTTCTGTGGATTTAAATATATTCgggttttccttttctttatttCGTTGTTGTGGTATATTAATTGCGTTTCTGTCCGATATGTATATTTGTTCTTGATGTTGATCAGTTTCATATGCttaattttttggtgatttGACTAAGTTCCACTTTGTTTTAGATGAGACTCAATGGAAGACCTGTTTGGTACTTCTTCTTTGGAAGCACATATGCTCATAAGTGCTTTTGCTAGAAGTGCTTTTAGTAGATCATGTAAAAAACCCTTGCCGGTGTTTCTCCATTAAGTGCTTCTATAATCCTGAAGCACTGTTAAGTTTTTCAGTCAAATGTAGGGGGCCAGGGGGTAACGCTTTGGTTGTTAGAAAGCGCTTTTTCCAGAAGCATTCCCAAACAAGGCCCGTGTCGACCTTACCCCTCTTTTTGTTATAAACCTAGGAAACCTGAAATAGTTGGTTGTTCTTGTTTGGCAAAGTTTTATTGGTAATTGCAGCTTTTCTCATCCTTGTTCTGCTATTACTGTCATAAACAGCTTCCCTGTCATGAATGTTCTATGTCcgatgaagaaaagaaaatttcacgAGGAGCAATTGGGCTTGCCAATAACTAAGAGCAGGTGCTTGGAATGGGTATTTCCATCTGGTCAATCCATCTCCATGTTTGATGAAAACCTTGAAGTAAAGAACATGATAAAACAGACACTGAAGAGAAAGATAGACGGGGCATCCCTGGATGATGGGTCTGAACCTGAATCGGGAAGAGGTAGCAACAGTTTCGTTGGAGATTCTGATTCTGCAACGTCGGTTTATGGTGATTCAAAACTCGGACCCGTGCATGCACAGACATGCCAATATGATAGGACTTCCACTTCATCAGCGAACGGCATCAGCCATAGTGCAGATGAACTAAAATATGCGAACGGAGACCAACAACCTATGCATCCTCATGGTGAAATTCAAGAATCTCAGAATCTTGAAGAGCCCATCCAGGAATTTGGAGACCAGGTGGATTACATTTTCGCAGAATATGGAGACGACTGCATTGAGCAATGTACGGACACGGGTTACGAAGATCTCATCTACCCGAACGGTTTGAACCCGAACACATATGTACTTTCGTCGGGAAGATGGAATGTGAACCAAGATAATTCAGGTGTTTTATTGAAAGTTTCTGCTTTAGAAATTTCTATCTGCGTTTACATGTGGAATTAATCTTTGTTTTTACCATTTACTGAGTGGCATAGAATTTTCATCGTCGTGTTTGCAGAGGCTCAATCAGGCGGCAGCAGGAAGCCAACCATCGATCAAGAATTCGAGCAGTATTTTTCCTCCCTAATGCTGTAGAATTCACTGCTTCACAGCAATAAATCTGtgtagtctttttttttttttttttttttttttttttaaatatgttgaCGAGGTTTAATCGTGAAAGAGTTTCGGTTCTGGCACACCAGGGAGGTCCAGCTCTTTTTTCAATAAACGATAAGATATTTACAAAGATGATCAGATGACAGGCCTTCGACTCAACCACACGTGCAATCCAGTGAGCGGGATTTATACACTTAGTCGAACCATTCAGTATAAATTGTGTTTAATTTCGCTTCCGATGTGAAACTTTACATTCTTCAACAGTATAAAGGAATACGTTCACTCCAAAAACATTACATTATTAAAAAAGCATCTCTTCGGAGAAAGAGAAATCCGTAATTATTCTTTTCAAGACTCAAATTATTATGGCTATTAAGTTAATGCCAAAAGGGAGGAAAATCAACACAAGATCACTCAATAAAAAGGGAAATCCGAGCAGATGGCGAGGCAAAATCAACACTTTGGTAGATCGGACGGCGGAGGTGGCAGCTTTTGATTCGCTTGCGGTCCATCCTGGACGATCCACGCCATCTTCAGCCCCCAACTTGTATGGATATCCAAGTGACAGTGCATAAACCACACCCCTGAACACATACcattaaaagttataatttacTTGTTAAGGTAGTTCGACATGTTATATTATTAGACTGTGAATTATGAATTGTGAATTGAGCGTACCTGGATTGTCTGCCATGAAACGAACCGCAATCCAGCCACCAGCCGGAACACCAGCCGTGTTCCTCTCGACGGGGTCCACCAGATTAAACTTAGCAGGGTCCTTGTTAGGATCATAGTTCCCAATTCCTTGTCCGACTATATAGAAATTAAACCCATGTAGATGGAGAGGGTGGCTCTCGGCACCAAGAATGCTAGTGTCCTGCAGCACCAGCTCCACACTTGTGTTGAATGGCAGCACCAATGCCTTGGTGGCATTTGCCACAGTTGTTACGTTTGGCGGCGTTCCGGTATAGTTAAATTTAACAAGCGGATTGGCCGGAAAATCTGTGGTGTAAACTCCATTGGACTGTCCAGAAAAATGTGCTTGAAGCATTGCTGTTGATGGAAGGGCAAAAGAGAAATTGTTAATAGAAGCTGCAAATTTTAGGCCATTGGGTCCTTGGCAAGTTGAGTTTTGGGGACATGGGGATGTTCCAAGTCCTACGGTGAAGAAAAATTTTCGGTCCACGGTTTGGGGAACGTTGGCTGGGAATTTCTTGGAGGCCAAGCTACGGAATTTATTGGCTAAGTTTAGAACGAATTGGGTGACATTGACAAACTTGGTGGCGTTGATGGGTGGAAGACTTGGTTTGAAGAGAGGAAGGGTTTTGATGGAAGTGTGATGAGTGGTTATCGGGTGCTCGTATTCGAGGATTCCTGCCGTTGTGGTGTTGTCTAGGGTTCCAGCGCCGGTGAAGTA from Pyrus communis chromosome 9, drPyrComm1.1, whole genome shotgun sequence harbors:
- the LOC137744808 gene encoding protein FAR-RED ELONGATED HYPOCOTYL 1-like, yielding MEMEGFKENPSEIHSFPVMNVLCPMKKRKFHEEQLGLPITKSRCLEWVFPSGQSISMFDENLEVKNMIKQTLKRKIDGASLDDGSEPESGRGSNSFVGDSDSATSVYGDSKLGPVHAQTCQYDRTSTSSANGISHSADELKYANGDQQPMHPHGEIQESQNLEEPIQEFGDQVDYIFAEYGDDCIEQCTDTGYEDLIYPNGLNPNTYVLSSGRWNVNQDNSEAQSGGSRKPTIDQEFEQYFSSLML